CCCATTTCCACCACCAGGCAGGGGGTGCCTCGGCTGTTAAGGCTGTGGGCCACGGTGGCCTCCAGCACGGTGGCAGCGCCATGGATCCAGATCAGGTCAAGGTTGGCCTGCTCGGCCAGCGGCACCAGCGTGTCGCTGAATTCGCTGTTGATTCGCACCTGGGGGATCTCACGCAGGTAGATGTTGCTGGCATGGATATCCACCACCAGGCTGGCGCCGTCCAGTGCGGTCATGATTGCCGCTGCCAGCCGTTTGGGCAGATCACCCTGTTGACTGCCGGGGAAGGAGCGGTTCAGGTCGCTGTCAAAGACCGGTACCGAACGGGTCAGGGTGTCCAGCCCCAGGGGGTTCAAGGCGGGGTAGAGCTCAATCTGACCCAGCAGATGCTGCGGATTGCTGCGCTGCAGCTGATCCAGCCAGGCTGCCAGACGATGGCAGACATAGAGCCCTTCCAGTTCATCACCGTGAATACCGGCGGTGACCGCTACACGGGGGCCGTCCCCGCCGGTATAGACCGTGCGGCGGATATCAAGCGTCTCCCGGTA
Above is a window of Trichlorobacter lovleyi SZ DNA encoding:
- a CDS encoding M14 family metallopeptidase, with protein sequence MTQTTETIFSLAMPYRETLDIRRTVYTGGDGPRVAVTAGIHGDELEGLYVCHRLAAWLDQLQRSNPQHLLGQIELYPALNPLGLDTLTRSVPVFDSDLNRSFPGSQQGDLPKRLAAAIMTALDGASLVVDIHASNIYLREIPQVRINSEFSDTLVPLAEQANLDLIWIHGAATVLEATVAHSLNSRGTPCLVVEMGVGMRLTPDYCEQLTIGLLHLWQGLGVLAPEVALPALTHHPLVADDSNVHYLNAQTSGMFVPATAHWTDLRRGELLGTIVSPFHGAILSEVRSPVDGILFTLREYPLVYEGSLMARVMARKGGAR